Proteins encoded in a region of the Raphanus sativus cultivar WK10039 chromosome 8, ASM80110v3, whole genome shotgun sequence genome:
- the LOC108837604 gene encoding probable NAD(P)H dehydrogenase (quinone) FQR1-like 2: MYGHVESLAKRMKKGAEGVEGVEAKLYRVPETLSQEVVEQMKAPVAELAEADGFLAGVLRCWLVCQAKTMPSRLIQ, from the exons ATGTACGGACACGTGGAGAGCTTGGCtaagaggatgaagaagggAGCGGAGGGAGTGGAGGGGGTGGAGGCGAAGCTGTACAGAGTACCGGAGACGCTTTCTCAAGAGGTCGTCGAGCAGATGAAGGCGCCGGTGGCGGAGTTGGCGGAGGCCGATGGGTTTCt GGCTGGGGTGTTGCGTTGCTGGTTGGTGTGCCAAGCAAAGACAATGCCTTCAAGACTCATCCAATGA
- the LOC130499218 gene encoding uncharacterized protein LOC130499218 isoform X2, with protein sequence MGGGDTLKDEEEASSLYPDFSRSSSFCFSDCSGVSEETLSAYLRKREKTYQEILQSHDLLRERLGKNNRKLKIARRQILSYTPGSFADVNLSDYHVPKTTSILIVGPKGAGKSGLVNKITRVIQDDEFAPARAQESYGMPSNGGTFFVQEYMFPRRGSASFCLFDTRGLSQISSSDNTDMIEQWITKGVHHGEPVIWTSDDSDLKDRLIRDGCTGCDIRKVNSIIFVVNAVEMMESESSYAHIISSAFNCPLLSFKDDKPAVVITHGDILSREERARVQVLVGELLGIPPDKQIFDIPGVCITDSRDAATALAVCNLLRHCLEQADKNLRFFPKRNFTISKVEGGGKNKTRMTMFSIALTLFLALVIFCFNHEQGGQNVAHEARHELNVFQSPRLYNLTHEVQPKPTISVQNSESESEAVPNGEPSIDWRTARSTARRLWFDEGKVAKAEAAAEPTFDWRTTRRLWYVE encoded by the exons ATGGGTGGTGGTGATACTCTCAAAGATG AGGAGGAGGCATCTTCTTTGTACCCTGACTTTTCACGGTCGTCTTCTTTCTGCTTCAG tgATTGTTCAGGGGTTTCCGAAGAGACTCTTTCTGCTTatttgagaaagagagagaaaacttACCAAGAGATTCTCCAAAGCCATGATTTGTTACGGGAGAGACTTGGCAAGAACAATCGGAAACTAAAAATCGCAAGACGCCAAATCTTGAG CTATACTCCTGGATCGTTTGCGGATGTCAATTTGAGCGATTACCATGTTCCAAAGACGACATCGATCCTCATAGTTGGTCCGAAAGGAGCCGGGAAGAGTGGTCTTGTTAATAAAATTACAAGAGTGATCCAAGACGACGAGTTTGCCCCAGCGAGAGCTCAAGAATCAT ATGGCATGCCGTCTAATGGAGGCACATTCTTTGTTCAGGAATATATGTTCCCAAGAAGAGGTTCCGCTTCATTTTGCCTCTTCGACACGCGCGGGTTGAGCCAAATCTCGTCATCGGACAACACTGATATGATTGAGCAGTGGATTACAAAAGGTGTTCATCACGGCGAGCCTGTGATCTG GACATCCGATGACTCGGATTTGAAGGATAGATTGATCCGAGATGGTTGTACAGGTTGTGACATTAGGAAAGTGAACTCCATTATATTTGTTGTTAACGCGGTTGAAATGATGGAGAGTGAATCGAGCTATGCTCATATTATCTCGTCTGCTTTTAACTGTCCTTTACTATCGTTTAAAG ATGACAAGCCAGCCGTAGTTATTACTCATGGAGATATACTTTCAAGGGAGGAACGTGCCCGAGTTCAGGTTCTCGTTGGAGAACTTCTTGGTATCCCACCTGACAAACAGATTTTCGACATTCCAG GTGTTTGTATTACAGATAGCCGAGACGCAGCCACAGCGCTAGCAGTCTGCAACTTGCTACGTCATTGTCTTGAACAAGCTGATAAGAATCTTCGGTTTTTTCCCAAAAGGAACTTCACCATATCCAAG gtGGAAGGAGGCGGCAAAAACAAGACCAGGATGACTATGTTTTCAATTGCTCTGACTCTATTCCTAGCCTTagtgatattttgttttaatcatgAACAAGGCGGACAAAACGTGGCGCATGAGGCTCGCCACGAACTTAATGTATTCCAAAGTCCACGGTTATACAACCTTACGCATGAGGTCCAGCCCAAACCTACCATCAGTGTTCAGAATTCTGAGTCTGAGTCCGAGGCTGTTCCTAATGGTGAGCCTAGCATTGATTGGCGTACAGCTCGAAGTACAGCTCGACGCTTGTGGTTCGATGAAGGGAAAGTGGCTAAGGCCGAGGCCGCGGCCGAACCTACCTTTGATTGGCGAACCACTCGACGCTTGTGGTACGTTGAGTGA
- the LOC130499218 gene encoding uncharacterized protein LOC130499218 isoform X1, whose protein sequence is MGGGDTLKDVVAEEEASSLYPDFSRSSSFCFSDCSGVSEETLSAYLRKREKTYQEILQSHDLLRERLGKNNRKLKIARRQILSYTPGSFADVNLSDYHVPKTTSILIVGPKGAGKSGLVNKITRVIQDDEFAPARAQESYGMPSNGGTFFVQEYMFPRRGSASFCLFDTRGLSQISSSDNTDMIEQWITKGVHHGEPVIWTSDDSDLKDRLIRDGCTGCDIRKVNSIIFVVNAVEMMESESSYAHIISSAFNCPLLSFKDDKPAVVITHGDILSREERARVQVLVGELLGIPPDKQIFDIPGVCITDSRDAATALAVCNLLRHCLEQADKNLRFFPKRNFTISKVEGGGKNKTRMTMFSIALTLFLALVIFCFNHEQGGQNVAHEARHELNVFQSPRLYNLTHEVQPKPTISVQNSESESEAVPNGEPSIDWRTARSTARRLWFDEGKVAKAEAAAEPTFDWRTTRRLWYVE, encoded by the exons ATGGGTGGTGGTGATACTCTCAAAGATG TTGTTGCAGAGGAGGAGGCATCTTCTTTGTACCCTGACTTTTCACGGTCGTCTTCTTTCTGCTTCAG tgATTGTTCAGGGGTTTCCGAAGAGACTCTTTCTGCTTatttgagaaagagagagaaaacttACCAAGAGATTCTCCAAAGCCATGATTTGTTACGGGAGAGACTTGGCAAGAACAATCGGAAACTAAAAATCGCAAGACGCCAAATCTTGAG CTATACTCCTGGATCGTTTGCGGATGTCAATTTGAGCGATTACCATGTTCCAAAGACGACATCGATCCTCATAGTTGGTCCGAAAGGAGCCGGGAAGAGTGGTCTTGTTAATAAAATTACAAGAGTGATCCAAGACGACGAGTTTGCCCCAGCGAGAGCTCAAGAATCAT ATGGCATGCCGTCTAATGGAGGCACATTCTTTGTTCAGGAATATATGTTCCCAAGAAGAGGTTCCGCTTCATTTTGCCTCTTCGACACGCGCGGGTTGAGCCAAATCTCGTCATCGGACAACACTGATATGATTGAGCAGTGGATTACAAAAGGTGTTCATCACGGCGAGCCTGTGATCTG GACATCCGATGACTCGGATTTGAAGGATAGATTGATCCGAGATGGTTGTACAGGTTGTGACATTAGGAAAGTGAACTCCATTATATTTGTTGTTAACGCGGTTGAAATGATGGAGAGTGAATCGAGCTATGCTCATATTATCTCGTCTGCTTTTAACTGTCCTTTACTATCGTTTAAAG ATGACAAGCCAGCCGTAGTTATTACTCATGGAGATATACTTTCAAGGGAGGAACGTGCCCGAGTTCAGGTTCTCGTTGGAGAACTTCTTGGTATCCCACCTGACAAACAGATTTTCGACATTCCAG GTGTTTGTATTACAGATAGCCGAGACGCAGCCACAGCGCTAGCAGTCTGCAACTTGCTACGTCATTGTCTTGAACAAGCTGATAAGAATCTTCGGTTTTTTCCCAAAAGGAACTTCACCATATCCAAG gtGGAAGGAGGCGGCAAAAACAAGACCAGGATGACTATGTTTTCAATTGCTCTGACTCTATTCCTAGCCTTagtgatattttgttttaatcatgAACAAGGCGGACAAAACGTGGCGCATGAGGCTCGCCACGAACTTAATGTATTCCAAAGTCCACGGTTATACAACCTTACGCATGAGGTCCAGCCCAAACCTACCATCAGTGTTCAGAATTCTGAGTCTGAGTCCGAGGCTGTTCCTAATGGTGAGCCTAGCATTGATTGGCGTACAGCTCGAAGTACAGCTCGACGCTTGTGGTTCGATGAAGGGAAAGTGGCTAAGGCCGAGGCCGCGGCCGAACCTACCTTTGATTGGCGAACCACTCGACGCTTGTGGTACGTTGAGTGA
- the LOC130499218 gene encoding uncharacterized protein LOC130499218 isoform X3 gives MGGGDTLKDVVAEEEASSLYPDFSRSSSFCFSDCSGVSEETLSAYLRKREKTYQEILQSHDLLRERLGKNNRKLKIARRQILSYTPGSFADVNLSDYHVPKTTSILIVGPKGAGKSGLVNKITRVIQDDEFAPARAQESYGMPSNGGTFFVQEYMFPRRGSASFCLFDTRGLSQISSSDNTDMIEQWITKGVHHGEPVIWTSDDSDLKDRLIRDGCTGCDIRKVNSIIFVVNAVEMMESESSYAHIISSAFNCPLLSFKDDKPAVVITHGDILSREERARVQVLVGELLGIPPDKQIFDIPDSRDAATALAVCNLLRHCLEQADKNLRFFPKRNFTISKVEGGGKNKTRMTMFSIALTLFLALVIFCFNHEQGGQNVAHEARHELNVFQSPRLYNLTHEVQPKPTISVQNSESESEAVPNGEPSIDWRTARSTARRLWFDEGKVAKAEAAAEPTFDWRTTRRLWYVE, from the exons ATGGGTGGTGGTGATACTCTCAAAGATG TTGTTGCAGAGGAGGAGGCATCTTCTTTGTACCCTGACTTTTCACGGTCGTCTTCTTTCTGCTTCAG tgATTGTTCAGGGGTTTCCGAAGAGACTCTTTCTGCTTatttgagaaagagagagaaaacttACCAAGAGATTCTCCAAAGCCATGATTTGTTACGGGAGAGACTTGGCAAGAACAATCGGAAACTAAAAATCGCAAGACGCCAAATCTTGAG CTATACTCCTGGATCGTTTGCGGATGTCAATTTGAGCGATTACCATGTTCCAAAGACGACATCGATCCTCATAGTTGGTCCGAAAGGAGCCGGGAAGAGTGGTCTTGTTAATAAAATTACAAGAGTGATCCAAGACGACGAGTTTGCCCCAGCGAGAGCTCAAGAATCAT ATGGCATGCCGTCTAATGGAGGCACATTCTTTGTTCAGGAATATATGTTCCCAAGAAGAGGTTCCGCTTCATTTTGCCTCTTCGACACGCGCGGGTTGAGCCAAATCTCGTCATCGGACAACACTGATATGATTGAGCAGTGGATTACAAAAGGTGTTCATCACGGCGAGCCTGTGATCTG GACATCCGATGACTCGGATTTGAAGGATAGATTGATCCGAGATGGTTGTACAGGTTGTGACATTAGGAAAGTGAACTCCATTATATTTGTTGTTAACGCGGTTGAAATGATGGAGAGTGAATCGAGCTATGCTCATATTATCTCGTCTGCTTTTAACTGTCCTTTACTATCGTTTAAAG ATGACAAGCCAGCCGTAGTTATTACTCATGGAGATATACTTTCAAGGGAGGAACGTGCCCGAGTTCAGGTTCTCGTTGGAGAACTTCTTGGTATCCCACCTGACAAACAGATTTTCGACATTCCAG ATAGCCGAGACGCAGCCACAGCGCTAGCAGTCTGCAACTTGCTACGTCATTGTCTTGAACAAGCTGATAAGAATCTTCGGTTTTTTCCCAAAAGGAACTTCACCATATCCAAG gtGGAAGGAGGCGGCAAAAACAAGACCAGGATGACTATGTTTTCAATTGCTCTGACTCTATTCCTAGCCTTagtgatattttgttttaatcatgAACAAGGCGGACAAAACGTGGCGCATGAGGCTCGCCACGAACTTAATGTATTCCAAAGTCCACGGTTATACAACCTTACGCATGAGGTCCAGCCCAAACCTACCATCAGTGTTCAGAATTCTGAGTCTGAGTCCGAGGCTGTTCCTAATGGTGAGCCTAGCATTGATTGGCGTACAGCTCGAAGTACAGCTCGACGCTTGTGGTTCGATGAAGGGAAAGTGGCTAAGGCCGAGGCCGCGGCCGAACCTACCTTTGATTGGCGAACCACTCGACGCTTGTGGTACGTTGAGTGA